The following proteins are encoded in a genomic region of Magnolia sinica isolate HGM2019 chromosome 1, MsV1, whole genome shotgun sequence:
- the LOC131257985 gene encoding uncharacterized protein LOC131257985, translating into MFASASQWNKVTRVREAMRNRGVQKPEPVTALGMSKSFKPTLYPSKKRISFSNGCNILKNLTASSVPFLSRTEVTIFVNDDCSKSLLKSILTISLLLIKCLSPKQSKNAGKALCTICKTVHRGPVR; encoded by the exons ATGTTTGCAAGTGCTAGCCAATGGAACAAAGTGACAAGAGTGAGAGAGGCAATGAGAAACAGAGGAGTTCAGAAACCAGAGCCAG TAACAGCCTTGGGAATGTCAAAATCATTCAAGCCAACACTATATCCTTCTAAAAAGAGAATCTCCTTCAGCAATGGCTGCAACATATTAAAGAACTTAACAGCCTCTTCTGTTCCCTTCTTGTCAAGAACAGAAGTAACAATCTTTGTGAATGATGACTGCAGTAAATCTCTATTGaaatcaatcctcaccatttcacTTTTACTGATCAAATGCCTCTCCCCAAAGCAGTCAAAAAACGCAGGTAAAGCACTCTGTACCATTTGCAAAACAGTCCACAGAGGACCTGTACGGTGA